The Natronomonas salsuginis genomic sequence ATCGGGATGGAGCTGTCGACGATGCTCGCGAAGCTCGGGACCGAGGTGACGGTTGTCGAGATGCTCGACGACATCCTGCCGGGGTACGACGAGGACGTCACGCGACTGGTTCGCAAGCGCGCCGAGGAGTTGGGCATCGAGTTCCACTTTGGGGAGGCCGCCCAGGGGTGGGAGGAGGTCGCCGCGGCCGCGCGAGTGACGACCGAGACGGAGGACGGCGAGACGAGCGAGTACACCGCCGAGCGCGTCCTCGTCGCCGTCGGCCGCCAGCCCGCTTCGGACACGTGCAACGTCGAGGCCGCCGGCGTCGAGTCGACCGACCGAGGGGTCATCGAGACGGACGACGCGGCGCGGACGACCGTCGAACACATTCAGGCGGTGGGCGACGTGGCCGGGGAGCCGATGTTGGCGCACACGGCGTATCGGGAGGGCCACGTTGCCGCGGAGGTGATCGCGGGGGAGCCGTCGCGGCTGGATTATCAGGCGATTCCGGCGGCCGTCTTCACGGATCCGGAGATCGGGACCGTGGGATTGAGCGCCGCGGAGGCCGAGGCGGAGGGGTTCGAGCCGGTGGTCGGTGAGATGCCGTTCCGAGCGTCGGGGCGGGCGCTGACGCTCGGTATCGAGGAGGGGCTCGTGCGGATCGTCGCCGACGCTGAGACGGAGTTCGTGTTGGGCGGGCAGATCGTCGGGCCGGAAGCGTCGGAGTTGATCGCCGAGGTCGGACTGGCGATCGAGATGGGGGCGCGCCTCGAGGACATCGCGGCGACGATCCACACGCATCCGACGCTGTCGGAGGCGGTCGGGGAGGCGGCGGCGAACGCGCGCGGTGCGGCGACCCACACGCTCAATCGGTAGGCGGATCCGCTCGCTGGGTACCCCACTCCTTTTA encodes the following:
- a CDS encoding dihydrolipoyl dehydrogenase family protein; the protein is IGMELSTMLAKLGTEVTVVEMLDDILPGYDEDVTRLVRKRAEELGIEFHFGEAAQGWEEVAAAARVTTETEDGETSEYTAERVLVAVGRQPASDTCNVEAAGVESTDRGVIETDDAARTTVEHIQAVGDVAGEPMLAHTAYREGHVAAEVIAGEPSRLDYQAIPAAVFTDPEIGTVGLSAAEAEAEGFEPVVGEMPFRASGRALTLGIEEGLVRIVADAETEFVLGGQIVGPEASELIAEVGLAIEMGARLEDIAATIHTHPTLSEAVGEAAANARGAATHTLNR